From a region of the Eretmochelys imbricata isolate rEreImb1 chromosome 6, rEreImb1.hap1, whole genome shotgun sequence genome:
- the LOC144266346 gene encoding calcium-binding protein 2-like isoform X2, producing the protein MGNCTKTPERRVSKDRELRPEEIEELKEAFREFDKDRDGYISYKDLGACMRTMGYMPTEMELIELSQQITGGKVDFDDFVELMGPKMLAETADMIGMKELRDAFREFDTNGDGRISTAELREAMRKLLGQQLNYREVDEILKDVDLNGDGLVDFEEFVRMMSR; encoded by the exons ATGGGCAACTGCACCAAGACCCCTGAGAGGAGGGTCTCCAAG gaCCGAGAGCTGCGGCCGGAGGAGATAGAAG agctgaaGGAAGCCTTCCGGGAATTCGACAAGGACCGGGACGGGTACATCAGCTACAAGGACCTGGGCGCCTGCATGCGCACCATGGGCTACATGCCCACCGAGATGGAGCTCATCGAGCTGTCACAGCAGATCA CTGGGGGGAAGGTGGATTTCGATGACTTTGTGGAGCTGATGGGCCCCAAGATGCTGGCAGAGACTGCTGATATGATTGGGATGAAGGAGCTACGGGACGCCTTCCGCGAG TTCGACACCAATGGGGACGGGCGGATCAGCACAGCCGAGCTGCGCGAGGCCATGCGCAAGCTGTTGGGCCAGCAACTCAACTACCGCGAGGTGGACGAAATCCTCAAGGATGTGGATCTCAATGGGGACGGCCTGGTGGATTTCGAAG AGTTTGTGCGAATGATGTCACGCTGA
- the LOC144266346 gene encoding calcium-binding protein 2-like isoform X1, whose translation MGNCTKTPERRVSKDGKQRSGAPGSPASGRHNPDDPDAAPQTPPLQSYSVLHGLVGPACIFLRQSIAITQLDRELRPEEIEELKEAFREFDKDRDGYISYKDLGACMRTMGYMPTEMELIELSQQITGGKVDFDDFVELMGPKMLAETADMIGMKELRDAFREFDTNGDGRISTAELREAMRKLLGQQLNYREVDEILKDVDLNGDGLVDFEEFVRMMSR comes from the exons ATGGGCAACTGCACCAAGACCCCTGAGAGGAGGGTCTCCAAG GATGGCAAGCAGCGCTCAGGCGCCCCGGGCTCCCCGGCCTCCGGCAGGCACAACCCCGACGACCCGGACGCCGCCCCGCAGACCCCGCCGCTGCAGAGCTACTCGGTGCTGCATGGGCTGGTGGGGCCGGCCTGCATCTTCCTGCGCCAGAGCATCGCCATCACCCAGCTC gaCCGAGAGCTGCGGCCGGAGGAGATAGAAG agctgaaGGAAGCCTTCCGGGAATTCGACAAGGACCGGGACGGGTACATCAGCTACAAGGACCTGGGCGCCTGCATGCGCACCATGGGCTACATGCCCACCGAGATGGAGCTCATCGAGCTGTCACAGCAGATCA CTGGGGGGAAGGTGGATTTCGATGACTTTGTGGAGCTGATGGGCCCCAAGATGCTGGCAGAGACTGCTGATATGATTGGGATGAAGGAGCTACGGGACGCCTTCCGCGAG TTCGACACCAATGGGGACGGGCGGATCAGCACAGCCGAGCTGCGCGAGGCCATGCGCAAGCTGTTGGGCCAGCAACTCAACTACCGCGAGGTGGACGAAATCCTCAAGGATGTGGATCTCAATGGGGACGGCCTGGTGGATTTCGAAG AGTTTGTGCGAATGATGTCACGCTGA
- the CDK2AP2 gene encoding cyclin-dependent kinase 2-associated protein 2 isoform X1, with protein MSYKPIAPAPASSGAAGTSSSASPAPGAPPAATSVPSPSGSVPGASAPFRPLFNDFGPPSMGYVQAMKPPGSQGSQSTYTDLLSVIEEMGKEIRPTYAGSKSAMERLKRGIIHARALVRECLAETERNART; from the exons ATGTCCTACAAGCCCATCGCGCCCGCCCCCGCCAGCTCCGGAGCAGCCGGCACCAGCAGCagcgccagccccgcccccggggccccGCCCGCCG CCACGAGTGTCCCATCGCCATCTGGATCTGTCCCTGGAGCCTCTGCCCCCTTCCGGCCCCTCTTCAACGACTTTGGCCCCCCGTCCATGGGCTACGTGCAG GCCATGAAGCCACCAGGTTCCCAGGGCTCCCAGAGCACGTACACTGACCTACTCTCAGTCATTGAGGAGATGGGCAAAGAGATTCGACCCACCTATGCAGGTAGCAAGAGTGCCATGGAGCGGCTGAAACGAG GCATTATCCACGCCCGGGCGCTGGTGAGAGAGTGTCTGGCAGAGACAGAGCGCAATGCCCGTACGTAa
- the CDK2AP2 gene encoding cyclin-dependent kinase 2-associated protein 2 isoform X2, with the protein MGYVQAMKPPGSQGSQSTYTDLLSVIEEMGKEIRPTYAGSKSAMERLKRGIIHARALVRECLAETERNART; encoded by the exons ATGGGCTACGTGCAG GCCATGAAGCCACCAGGTTCCCAGGGCTCCCAGAGCACGTACACTGACCTACTCTCAGTCATTGAGGAGATGGGCAAAGAGATTCGACCCACCTATGCAGGTAGCAAGAGTGCCATGGAGCGGCTGAAACGAG GCATTATCCACGCCCGGGCGCTGGTGAGAGAGTGTCTGGCAGAGACAGAGCGCAATGCCCGTACGTAa